Below is a window of Gossypium hirsutum isolate 1008001.06 chromosome A12, Gossypium_hirsutum_v2.1, whole genome shotgun sequence DNA.
gaCTGGTACAGATCGGTACACACCAAAATAAGTCAGTAATGACTAAAATGGATCGAAACAGACCGAAATAACTGGATAGCACTAGAATTTAATCAGaacaaaacataaattatttggtACCAATTTAAGACCGAAATGATAAATATCGACTAGTACCACTGGTATAAATATGGATTGCCATGCTTTAAATATCGAAAAAGGACAAAAATAATCCCgcgaaaataagaagaaaaaaaacaatatacAGAGAGGCAATAAGCCTAACAAATATAatggataaaaaattaaaaatatatatgtatttaactTATAGTTAAATTGTTTACCATGAAATTATCCAATAAAAAATCTATGAGcaatgaaaaccctaaaatcgATTTAtcgatttattattatttttattggttCAAAGGTTTTCTTATTTATGCATCATATAGATTTCGTTAGTTTTGATCCCTAAATCCCATCCGATTTAATTCAGAGCTAACCCCAAATTGTGGCCATCAGTCTggcgtttttttataaattgattaggTTTGAATCATAAATGTAGATGTGTTGCCTGCGGGTAATTTACTTCTGCCAATGAATTTAAGCACTACCAAAACATTCATATATGAAAATCATTAGCTCAAAAAGTTGTTTCATATTAAACAAGCTTTCATGCTAAACCCAGATCCCATCATCTCCAAACCATATTATCCAGAAAAAACAAACTAGCACAGTCATCAACAAACAACCTCGtattatttattactatattAGGCTATAGCATGTCTTCACTGTCCCAAATCTCATTTCTCACCAATTCACAGAAAGAGATCTCTTCCAACCTTTTCCCCGTACTGCTGGGACATGCCCGGTTGCAGTTCAGCAGCTGCATCGCTTAGCGTGGTTTGGAGAAACTGGATCAGACCCTGTAACACTTTTTCGGTCCCCTCATCTTTCATCAACAGCTCCCCCACTTCTGCGGGGGTCACCTTGGTTGTCTTCAGCAGCTCCTCGATCTCCAACAACTGTGGGTGCTCCGTTATCCCCAGGTAATTGGAAGCCAGCATTTTGAACCCACAAGGCGTGATGTAAGACATGTGGATCTGCACATCGATTCGACCAGGGCGTAGTAAAGCCGGGTCAAGCCGGTCCTTGTGGTTGGTTGTGAAAACTATAATCCTTTCATCCCCGCAGCTCGACCATAACCCATCTATGAAGTTGAGCAATCCTGACAGTGTCATCTGTTGCTGGTACATACAATACCAAAAACAAACAACAAATCAACACTACCGCAGGTATATGTTTGGCAATGTAAGAATAGGTTTAGTGAATTATATATTTACCTGAGGTACTTGCATATGTCGATGAAGACCTTGTGGCATCATAGCCCGGGTTTGAGCGAGTCTGTCCTGAAATTCCAATGAACAATCAATATCTTCCACAACAATGATGGATTTATTCCCAGTTGAAATCAGCAACTTCCTCAGCTCTGAGTCCCCTTTGATTTCAGTCAACTCCAAATCGTATACATCGAAGTTAAGGTAGTTGGCCATGGCAGCAATCAAGCTCGACTTTCCTGTACCAGGAGGACCAAACAACAAATACCCTCTTTTCCAAGCCTTGCCTACCCTCTTATaatattcttttcttttcataaacCTATCCAAATCCAGCATTATTTTCCTCTTCAAATCTGAATCCATTGCCAGGGTTTGGAAAGTAGCCGGATGATCAAGATTGAGGGCCTGCCACATATCCCCAATCCTTCCACTATACCTATCAGATTTCAAGGTAAATAACTTCAAGGTCTtcttttcctcttccaaatctTTTGAGATCTCCAATATATGCTGCATATAATTGTTCAAGATCGTTTCTTTATGCTTCTTGTGGAAACTTAGCTCGAAGAACCGAGCCTCAGTGGTAAGCAACAAAGGGTTGTAAGGATCAGACCCTGGGATGTTCTTGGGAGGGAAATTTTTTGAGACAAACCTCCATTTCACTTGAACCCCATTGAAGTTATCAACGATTTCTTCATTGCTTTCAAGAGAAAATGAAATCTTGCCTTGCCTTTTGGGCAGGGCTAGCTTGATTCTCTTGGTGTCGGGAGGGATGGTAGGCTCGAGATAGAGTTCTGCGGCCTTGTAAAGAAGGTTCTCGTTGAGACCATCGAATTCTTCAATGACTAACGTGATTTCCGAACGGAAAGAGAGGATGAGATTCTTGATTTTGAAGAAGATGTAGTCTCGGAGCTCTAGAGGAACGAAATCTTTGGCGACTGATCGAATCAACATGGCGGTGGCGGCAACTGATGCAGCGGCCGAGAAGATGAGCTTGGCGGAGGGGCATTGGTTATTATTGGCATTGAAAACAATGGTGGGTTTTCTCGCTGTATccatttgttgttgttgttttttaccAACAGTAacagaatgaagaagatgatgaaaaagtTTGCTGGATTTTGAGAGTGAAAAGGATGCGAACATTTGGGGTTTTATATGTCGCAATGTACGATCAAGAAATGGCGTTGTTGTTGCCAACATGGGTGGCACAAATAGGAAATGAAAAACATGGTCAAGCCGCCGttggtttatttttaaattgttaatgataaaagataatattaaaattaaattttgttaaattggaTACTCAATATTATGATCCCTTTTTTAAGGAACTATATTGAGatatttaattcttatttaacatttttaaaaaaattaatttatatattaaacgtaatttaatatttgacataatcacataaatcatcctcaaccttttaaaaaattaatttaattgttaattagACAACATATAAAGTGTCGTatccatttttttgaaaacgggaatcgacttaagttttgaaaacgaaaatgaaaaatgggagtcgccaccaatcctttttgatgaggtgtgatcggatcaccttaaattaatcattttaataaaagttaaatttactaaaacgattTTTTTtagtctacgaaaatcagaaaatgagttcgggagtcggttacgcacgaggaagggttagcaccctcgctatgcccaaaattagtacctagttgattaattagtgtcttagtgtcgaagattgaaaacttgaaagacttttgaaatgcgatccctttttttataaaaatgctcAAGTGTGAAAGATCTTCTCGTCTgaaaatatgaaatgtcacatccagtaagttaggaaaCGACATCTTGGATTTTTGAgaacgagcttgccttttatataaaatttgcgtattttaattcataaaaagggtattcgattatttagagtaaacgagagaaatcgaaacccagtaagctagggcacgttttctcgaatccTCAAACACCGAAtgttgcctttattttaaaaaaaaaattcttatttcgaggtgacgaaatgtcatacccggtaagttagggcacaacacttcgtatctccgagaatacgcatttttcaaaactcgtattgTGATTTAAATGAATATTCCGTTATTtggattaaattagaaaaatcgaagcccagtgacttagggcacgattgtctcgaattaccaaatacggaatatcactttttatgaaagaattattttatggTATCGAATAAAAAGCATGATGCTATATAAAAGCAAACCATGATGCTAATGCGTAAAAATAAGTGTGACAGTAATAATACGAGCAATTATGAAAGGTGCAATAATAATAAGGCTAGTAAACAAGCGCATGGGGAAAATGAAATGATCGAATACgcaagtaaattaataaataaatacaaaaaaggtGACAAATTAAAATGACGATAATAACGAAACACACGTAATAATAGAAGTAATaagaaatatagaaatatatatatatatatatatataataatagtagtacaATATTAAAAGATACATATGcgtagtataaaaatatatacgtaatataatgAAAAgtatattagtaataataatgataatgatgatgttgatatatattaaatgaaaataataaggtagtaagtaataataataaggtATAAATAGTAGAAGTAATGTTCATGATGTATGTATATAAGAAAACAGTAGTAAAaggatatataataataataataataataataataataataataataataataataatagtggaTATAAATAATAGtcgtgaaaataataataatagtgacaaTAACAGAGATAACATGCAGATAAGACATAATAGAAGGAATAATAAAAGATATAGGAATAATAGGAATAGTAATAACAGCAGTAATACAGAATATAGTATATTAATGACAATGATACATggtaataacaattaataatgatatatcaaagtagaaaatatgaaaaaaaaatattaataagaataatagtaatgaaataagataataatattaataaccgTAAGAGTagtaataaaaatacaataataatatattaaacaacaaacaataataatgataatatagaaatatgaaaagcaaatatattaaatattaaattaaagtaataaaaatacgatatatatatatatatgcataatatatGTAAAAGAATATACTACACGCGTgtatattagaaatgataataataatataaaatggaaaagagaaagaaaatacaattaataatatcaaataaatatgtgtataagaaaaaaaagatcgaataaaaataatagtattaaaagcttatacataatatatacgtaatatacaAAACGAAATATACACATACTATAttaaaatgtatacataatatacgTAAAATATACATAATGCTAAACAATTAATATACGTAATAATActaatacatatatgcataatatggagtataatgtatatacattagATGAATACATAATCATACAAATAcgttaataaaacaataatattaaactaataataacattatataacatatatataagtattaagtGAGAATAAAGTAACAATTAAATGACTTAATGAAAATAATgaactaataaaataaataagtgaataaaGATAAGAAAGGagaattaaaatcaaattgattaggggttaaattgaaataaaaatgaaattagagATGAAAACTGAAACAGAATAAAAATGCGGGGTTAAAAATGAAAATTCGCACGAGGCTTGAAGACCAATCGAGCAAAAAAACCAATATCTGGACACGTGTCTGTATTCCAGCGAGCTGATGGGTCAGGGATTCTGTTGGAAAGCTCAATAAATTTATGGgtcaaatttataaaatagaatAGTAGACAAagagactaaattaaaagaatcaGAAATGCAAAAGGACCGCGGGCGTAAATAGCCCATCAGATAGAAAACACGCGGTTCTCCCTCAGCCGGGTCGGGTCGTACGGGTCATGGCCTAAATGACGCCGTTTTAGCGTTTGCGCTTTggcccaaaacggcgccgttttatataagctataaaagttattttttaaacaaaaattttatttttaccttttcaTTTCAAAAAACCAAAAACAGAGGGAGGTTCTCTCAACTTCTGTCCTGCTCTCCAGTATCCGACCACGACTCCGACGCCGGTATCCGCCGTCTGCCGTCGCCGGCCACCGATGtgcttttttatatatttttttgttgtttttttatatattttttatatgtatctatgatatatatgtattaatttcTGTCGATGTAttcaaaaaaaactaaaataaaacgaaaaataaaaaaaataaaaacaatcacCTTAGGTTGTTAAACTTGGCTCCTCGGTTTGGACTATTTTTGCTATTTGATATTGCTAGGGTTTATGCTTAAAATCTAGTGttgttttcatttcaaaaatGCCCAATGTACAATGGTTTTTTGATTTGGCTTTTAAATAGCCATTACATTTCCCTTTTTTAATATCTGTCTATTCTCCCTTTTTTAATGTTGCAGGCGCAAGTAGGGCGGTGGCACAGTGGCGGTGCTTGCAGACGTCGGTGGCGGATGGGATGGGGAGCATGTGCTAAACGGCTAGGGTTTCCTTAGCTCTTTTCTTTTGTTGTGTGTGTGGGCATGGGTAGGTTTGGGTCTTTGGGGTGATTTGGGTAGGTTATTTGTTTTGGGTGTAGTGGGTATTTAGTGGGCTTtaagggttttgggcccaaaattgggcttgtacataaAGGTTTATTGTAATTTCATTTGAACCCTTCGAATTGAACCTATATagttttcgaaaaaaaataaagtttgaaaaccctaaattaaaaatcattaactatttgtttatgcatatatatatttccaGAATGAAACTGTTTACCTTTAAATTTGAAAACCTTCGAAACCCACATAAATTTTAACTTTGTATGGGTTTCACGAAGAAGATTAAGCATCTAAAACCCTTTAAATCTTATAACtataatgtgtttatttatatgtatttgtATAATAAAAGTTATGTTTGTAGTCCTTGCATGTTTGTTATGAGGGTGATAGTTCTTGTTTGCATATGGATAAACTAAGTTTAGGTTCACTGCAAGTGGGTTATGGGTAGACACCGTATTGTTATATTTgcaaaattttacatttatatgTGTGTCATTTTTGGCAATATATATTAAGAGTGCATGTGGTTTATTGTTGAACATTTATATTTGtgtcattttttattaaaacttaaGTTTAAGTAATATGTTTTTTGTCAGATGGGATAAGAATATTGGTTGAACCTGTATGTTGGTGGGGAATTCATATGTGATCATTTCCTTAGGTATGCTAGTGGGTTTAAAGTTAGGGTTATAGAAGATCCTAACACTATATCTTACTTTGAACTTAGGAAAATAGTTCAAAATGGGTTAGCTTCCCATATTGTTAGGATAATTCACTTCATGATCCTAGAATAAGGGTTCTAGATAATAGCCTTAAGGTTGTAAGGGGTAATCAAAGAACAATTGATATGATAAGCCATTCGTACAagttcaaaaagataaatgtttatGTGGAGCATGAAGTTGACACGGGTGTGGTGATTGAAGAATGCTAGCTGGACCCAGTTTAGGGGAGTCTAACAATTTAGGGAAACATAGTTTTAGGTCACATGTAGGAAAAGACCTTGTTGAGAGGCCTATTAGTCATGAGACCACTGAGGTCATTGACGAGGGGATTGTTGGTGAGGGGCATAATAAGGTGCCAACGATATGACTCTAGATGGGCTTGTTAAAGATCAATTTGAGGGGTTAGGCGAGGACTAAACTAAGGGCTTGTAGGTGAGGGGAACACTGAAATGCTTAAAGAGAAGCCTATTGGTGGGGCCATTGAAGGGCTTGCTAGTGTCGCTGTTGATGGCCTTTCTATGCAGGTAGATGATGACTATATTGTGGGGATTGAGGAGGGGTCTTTTGTTGGAGCTAatgataaattttcaattaaggATGATAAAGATATTTACTTTATGAAAGTAAGGTATGTGTTAGATGGTAATTATGATGAAATTGCCAAGAAATAGTAAACCAGACCAAGTTGATACTGATGGCAGCGCTAGTGATAGTGGGAAGGAAGATATTGTTAGGGgtgatagtaaaaaaattattagtgatAAAGGGGTTACACAGGCTGATTGGAATTTGACAGACTATCATGATTGAGATGATTTTGACAATCTAATTGGATCTAAATTAGAGGAAGAACATAAAGATACTGCCAGAAGGAAAAAAACAAGTATAAAAAGTTTAATCCAAATGTTAAACAAGTGGAATTATATTTAAGGATAATTTTCAAAGATGGGAAGGAATTTAAGGATGTTGTTTGTAGATACTCAAAGGAGTGTAGGAGAGAGTTGGAAGTAGTAAAAAAATGAACCACACAATATTAGGGTGAAGTGCATTATTGTTGCCAAATGTCCTTGGTAGATATTTGTTAGCTATAATAAAAAGGCTAGGTGTTTACAAGTAAAGAGCTTTCAAGAAGAAGATAGTTGTTATGCGAGCTTTAAGAACAAGATGGTCAATGTACAAGCAATTGCAAACCGCTTTGAAGAGACAATTAGAGGCCATCCAAAGATGAAATTGAAGGAGATCTAAAGAAGAGTTCTTCTGAGTTGAGGGTTAAAGTAAAATTCACCAGGTGTAGAAGGGCTAAAAAAGAGTTATTGAGAGGCTATCTTAAAAATACAATGAGGAGTTTAGTTTTCTATAGGATTATGCGCATAAGTTGATGGCCTAATAATGTAACACCTCAGAttttgtgtgtaacacccctaacccgtgtccgtcgccgaactaaggttacgaggtattaccaaacaaAACACAGTTCAAAACAGACATTCTTTACAAATCATAGGCCCAGTAATGTATTCTCccttataaaattttttgaaataaattgatAAACCAACCTCTTATTCATACAAGTCAAAATCATTTATTCGAATCACATATCTAACCACACATATCATGCCTTATCGAACATTCTCTTATATGAACTATATTTCAATATCTAACCATTTCAATTACGTTTGCTAATTCAAAACTTTCAAGCCAAGCcatcaaatatcaaaaccaaactAAATAACAAacgtaatatttaataaaaattatacatacaCCTGTTAAACTAATTTAGCCATATCTCACAGTTTAATAACCATTTGCACATAAAACGTTAGGTAACTTTATACATGACCAACTAAGTTTTTTTACATCATCCAACCATGTGCATAACACCCTAAAACCAAAAGTCATTTCTaaattcaattaccaaatcatagcattttaaacattataACCTTATGTACATTTTActaaatcaaatttaaccattttcgaATACAAATGCCAAgtcataaaatatctaatttgcaAGCTAAATAGCATATCTAACATGTTATATTCAACCACACACATGAACCCCATACCTAATTCGCATGCGAATTATCATGCctataattcatatacacaaccaattaatattttcaataatcaaTCATTCAATTAACCTCCATATCAATTAGATCATATACATTCTTTGTCATTCAAAAATCGAGCCTAAatagtcaaataccatagccgaacatATAACTacctatatatataacacattttaTAACCATCATTGAATCAATGATTTGACCTTTTTAAAACGAAACTACAAGCAAACATTAAATAGGCATATGTATTCATATCTCAAATGtccaacaatttaaaaaaaaataacctttcggttatcaaatttaactcaataaatcataacatctCCATCACCCAGTCTATAAGATAAACATAGTATCTCATATCTTAACATCAAAACAATATGTCATTTATAGATATTCAAATGACCCCTTTTACCAAACCATATTATACCACTTTTCATGCCACCAAAGTAAGTTAATTAATAAGCCGAATATATACCCTACTTACCACTTCTCATTgccaaatcatataaccaacatCACAACATATTTACCATAAATCATACCTCTCAATTAAGCTTATAACATGACCAAAAATAATTGCCAACATTTGCATCatgaacaagccattttcgcatggctatatacatatacaaatttcaaaaatcaaatatatcaaaactagcctatacatgcaacataaccaaatctcaaagcgtttatttaccgaaatgaatacgggatagtgtgatgagatctcccaAGACTTCCAACCAGAGCAAGTCTCCGAAACTCtataacataggaaaaacacacagagtaagctttgaaagcttagtaagccataagcaaataaatcattccaataatgtttataattcaatttaactaagctgaatttaaaaaaatctcaACCACATATACATTCATCATAATCTCAATTTCTTAAGACCACACTAGGTAACTTCACTAGAGTTAATTATGGATGGACATATAAaccgttttttttttcaaatttatatatctaCCATTAGCTCATTCGTAGGATTAAGCTTCCACAATTTCATTACATACCAACCGAATCATgatcatttattacaatttattcgtaaaaaatatatcaatttctttttatacACTTCCAAGCCCGAATAAGCATAACAAttcacatctcattttcacataaattatataacgaataatcataatcatacttactttcaTTGCTCAAATTCATATTCATCATAAACATACCTGATTCGGCTGCACACTCATATACTCATTTATTTCTCGGAATaccccgttgaaccgttcagaatcaaataggatacttggatagctcaaaaaaaatcgtacaatgccaacgtcccagacgtggtcttacatgtaatcaatatcgatgccactgtcccagacagggtcttacacgaaatcaaatatgatgccgatgtcccagacatggtcttatacataaatctcaaatcgatgccaacgtctcagacgtggtcttacacgataacatatatcggaatcctatgtcatgacatatgtatcctaactattcctatggttcgtacggggcttttcggacgtcgtaattcTATCGATTCAAGCTCGTAACTAGTTCTCCAACtctaaattcaattcagcatatgcacatatatttattaaagataaattcagcacatataacatatatacattcaaatttaacagcatttatttacttatgaacttacctcgtacgaacgCGAACGGACCGGAACGACTAATCGATAACTTCCGAttttcccgatccaaatccgatttccactttttccaatctaattaatatcaaatttaacttaattattcaacatttcattaaattttcattcaagaacatataaatggaaatttgcattttagcccctaacattttgcatttttctcaatttagtccttatttcaaaataacataaaatacacaaaatttcactaaATCCTTGTTAGGCCGAATTCTACCCatactactagcagcccatatttttagtttattcacacatttaaccttgAATTtgtacacttttctcaatttaatccttaatacacatttttatcaaaaatcacttaattaaacataataatctatcaacaaaagtttatatttcatcatcaaaccacaaaaacatcaagctaacATCAATGgcaaatttcaaaatcatcaccaattcacaaaattgaagcatgggctttaaagaacacaaagcaacgatctcaaaaacgtaaaaattatcaaaaaccgaacaaagaactaaccttaatcaaaattcaaaatggccgaacccttagcttgttctttcctttttcttttcttttacattcggttagtagaaacaaaagaaatgataatggctttttaacttatgtttgtttttttattataataactttataatatattatttattattataacctttataattactataaaaactatataatatatacatagtgCCGTCCATTCATTAATTCAATGGCAAAATTGCAACATGAAACcttcatattaaaagaacaaccaccATTTGGCCTTTCTaaaaataaccactaaatttttattttactcgattaagccctattctcaaattaagcactcaaacaataaaattaattcacgaaactttcacatatataaattcacacataataaacacagaaaaaaatattaaaatatttttcagactcggatgtgtggtcccgaaaccactgttccgatttgggtcaaaatcgggctattacattgtGGGTTCAAAGTTTCAACGTACAGTAGTTAATAGTCTGTCTGGCATAATGTTATCCACCCAAAAGATTGTTTTGGCGTATACGTATGAGCGTATAGTAACTGCCACAAGAGTAAGTAAGAAAGTAAGAATttgattttctaatattttacCATGTGTTGAGGAGACGCTCGTGTTAAAGGATAAAAGGGAAATATGGATGAGTATTCACCAAAGGTATAGAACGTCTGGTTTGTATGGATATTGTGCTAGCTAAAATTTAAGTAATCTGGTTAGAAACCAAATGTATAGTTTAGTTTGATAAGTTTGaccttatttatatttttctcagAAATTATAAGCCAATAAGAAGGCAAGTTTTGATACGTATAGCACATGTTAAATTCCACTAAGCAAAATGTGGGACTATGTTCTTCCTTCTTCATTCTGTTCCTTAAGTGGTATCTACTAAAACCttcattaaatataaatatatcctACTTCAATAATCTAAAGGCTAAGCTTTTTTTATGATCAGTAGTTACTTCGCATCAGGGTAAGTGTTTCAGCTCTGCATGTTAAgtaatgaatgaataaatttgtatttgGTAATTGAACAACGAGACTGTAAGTATAAGGTTTCTACATGAGACTATCAGCGATTGAAATGATAAGTAATTTGTATGTACAATAATATTAATGGTGAAATTATGTTTCTAAGCAGTGGTTACTGCTAGTTCATGATGGATATCTGGATTTAGAGCTTTGAACTGCAGTAGGTAAGATTCAGGTGAGTTCTATAC
It encodes the following:
- the LOC107928202 gene encoding AAA-ATPase At3g50940 — encoded protein: MLATTTPFLDRTLRHIKPQMFASFSLSKSSKLFHHLLHSVTVGKKQQQQMDTARKPTIVFNANNNQCPSAKLIFSAAASVAATAMLIRSVAKDFVPLELRDYIFFKIKNLILSFRSEITLVIEEFDGLNENLLYKAAELYLEPTIPPDTKRIKLALPKRQGKISFSLESNEEIVDNFNGVQVKWRFVSKNFPPKNIPGSDPYNPLLLTTEARFFELSFHKKHKETILNNYMQHILEISKDLEEEKKTLKLFTLKSDRYSGRIGDMWQALNLDHPATFQTLAMDSDLKRKIMLDLDRFMKRKEYYKRVGKAWKRGYLLFGPPGTGKSSLIAAMANYLNFDVYDLELTEIKGDSELRKLLISTGNKSIIVVEDIDCSLEFQDRLAQTRAMMPQGLHRHMQVPQQQMTLSGLLNFIDGLWSSCGDERIIVFTTNHKDRLDPALLRPGRIDVQIHMSYITPCGFKMLASNYLGITEHPQLLEIEELLKTTKVTPAEVGELLMKDEGTEKVLQGLIQFLQTTLSDAAAELQPGMSQQYGEKVGRDLFL